The following coding sequences lie in one Hyphobacterium sp. CCMP332 genomic window:
- the ctrA gene encoding response regulator transcription factor CtrA translates to MRVLLIEDDRATAQSIDLMLKSEGFNVYTTDLGEEGVDLGKLYDYDIILLDLNLPDMPGFDVLKTLRLAKIETPILILTGNADIDNKVRGLGCGADDYMTKPFHKDEMVARIHAIVRRSKGHAQSIIKTGDIGVNLDAKTVEVDGHRVHLTGKEYQMLELLSLRKGNTLTKEMFLNHLYGGMDEPELKIIDVFICKLRKKLAAATGGQHHIETVWGRGYVLRDPVEQKNVA, encoded by the coding sequence ATGCGGGTTTTGCTGATTGAAGATGATCGCGCGACAGCGCAATCCATCGATCTCATGCTGAAGTCGGAAGGCTTCAATGTGTATACAACCGATCTGGGCGAAGAGGGCGTCGATCTCGGCAAGCTCTACGACTATGACATCATCCTTCTGGACCTGAACCTGCCGGACATGCCCGGCTTTGACGTTCTGAAGACGCTGCGTCTGGCCAAGATCGAAACACCGATCCTGATCCTCACCGGCAATGCCGACATTGACAACAAGGTGCGCGGTCTGGGCTGCGGCGCCGACGACTACATGACAAAGCCGTTCCACAAGGACGAAATGGTCGCACGTATCCACGCCATTGTCCGCCGCTCGAAGGGCCATGCCCAATCGATCATCAAGACCGGCGATATCGGCGTCAATCTGGATGCCAAAACCGTGGAAGTGGACGGACACCGCGTTCACCTGACCGGCAAGGAATACCAGATGCTGGAGCTGCTCTCGCTGCGCAAGGGCAATACGCTGACCAAGGAAATGTTCCTGAACCACCTTTATGGCGGCATGGACGAGCCGGAACTGAAGATTATCGACGTCTTCATCTGCAAGCTGCGCAAAAAGCTCGCGGCTGCGACCGGTGGTCAACACCATATCGAAACCGTCTGGGGACGCGGCTATGTGCTCCGCGACCCGGTCGAACAGAAGAATGTGGCGTAA
- a CDS encoding zf-TFIIB domain-containing protein, translated as MKCPIDGETLVIADRSGVEIDYCLKCRGVWLDRGELDKIIERAEAPRAAAPQSGAWEGDRQRDVRRHDERRPKRRESFLSELFDFEL; from the coding sequence ATGAAATGCCCGATTGATGGTGAAACCCTGGTGATTGCTGACCGGTCCGGCGTCGAGATCGATTATTGCCTGAAATGCCGCGGTGTGTGGCTGGATCGCGGCGAGCTCGACAAGATCATCGAGCGCGCCGAAGCGCCGCGTGCCGCCGCACCCCAATCGGGCGCATGGGAAGGTGATCGCCAACGCGACGTCCGGCGTCACGACGAACGCCGGCCCAAGCGCCGCGAGAGCTTTCTGTCGGAACTGTTCGACTTTGAACTTTAG
- the fliI gene encoding flagellar protein export ATPase FliI: protein MQALLDRIESLDPRVMTGRVTGINGLLVEVEGPAAGLALGSRANIDTAQGEAICEVVGFKGQSAIMMPFEPVDGVRPGAPARLDPNIATVRPSTGWLGRVIDSFANPLDGGAALPKGPVSYPLRGRPPCAHGRGRLGPRMDLGVRVLNVFTPMRRGQRLGVFAGSGVGKSVMMSMLARNADADVIVIGLVGERGREAREFVEDVLGPEGRRKSVVITETSDAPALARRQAAQLTLTVAEYFRDKGKNVLCLMDSVTRVALAQREIGLAAGEPPTTRGYTPSVFAELPRLLERAGPGPDGTGSITGIFTVLVDGDDHNEPVADAVRGILDGHIVMSREIAERGRYPAIDVLRSVSRVAPEVYENNEADLVREARRSLSVYADMEELIRLGAYAAGSNKETDHAIALNGPLEAFLGQGKDEATSIDESFATLAGILGGDGGTS from the coding sequence ATGCAGGCGCTACTCGACCGAATCGAATCACTGGACCCGCGCGTCATGACCGGACGCGTGACGGGCATCAATGGTTTGCTGGTCGAGGTTGAAGGCCCGGCGGCAGGCCTTGCGCTCGGCTCGCGTGCCAATATCGATACCGCTCAGGGCGAAGCGATTTGCGAAGTCGTCGGCTTCAAGGGGCAATCCGCCATCATGATGCCGTTCGAGCCGGTGGACGGGGTTCGTCCCGGTGCCCCGGCGCGGCTGGATCCGAATATTGCCACCGTCCGCCCGTCCACGGGATGGCTGGGCCGCGTCATCGACAGTTTTGCCAATCCGCTCGATGGCGGTGCGGCTCTGCCCAAAGGGCCCGTCTCCTATCCTTTGCGCGGGCGTCCGCCCTGTGCGCATGGCCGTGGACGTCTGGGCCCGCGCATGGATCTGGGCGTGCGCGTTCTGAATGTCTTTACGCCCATGCGGCGCGGACAGCGCCTTGGCGTCTTCGCCGGGTCCGGTGTCGGCAAATCGGTGATGATGTCCATGCTCGCCCGCAATGCCGACGCCGATGTCATCGTCATCGGTCTGGTCGGCGAACGAGGCCGTGAGGCGCGCGAATTTGTCGAAGACGTGCTGGGGCCGGAAGGCCGCCGTAAATCCGTTGTCATTACAGAAACCTCTGATGCGCCGGCACTGGCCCGCCGGCAGGCCGCCCAACTGACCCTCACCGTGGCGGAGTATTTCCGCGACAAGGGCAAGAATGTCCTCTGTCTGATGGACAGCGTCACCCGGGTCGCCCTGGCACAGCGCGAAATCGGTCTGGCCGCAGGCGAGCCACCAACGACGCGCGGCTATACGCCGTCTGTCTTTGCCGAATTGCCGCGCCTGCTGGAGCGCGCCGGGCCGGGCCCGGATGGCACCGGCTCGATCACCGGCATTTTCACCGTGCTGGTCGATGGCGACGATCACAATGAACCGGTCGCTGACGCCGTCCGCGGTATTCTGGACGGCCATATCGTTATGAGCCGCGAGATCGCCGAACGCGGCCGCTATCCGGCGATTGATGTTTTGCGCTCGGTCAGCCGGGTTGCACCGGAAGTTTACGAGAATAATGAAGCCGATCTGGTTCGCGAAGCTCGCCGCAGCCTCTCGGTCTATGCAGACATGGAAGAATTGATCCGGCTGGGCGCTTATGCCGCCGGATCGAATAAAGAGACGGACCACGCCATTGCGCTCAACGGTCCGCTCGAAGCATTCCTCGGTCAGGGGAAAGATGAAGCCACATCCATTGATGAGAGCTTTGCAACTCTGGCCGGGATTTTGGGTGGTGATGGAGGTACCTCATGA
- a CDS encoding flagellar FliJ family protein: protein MTRSHEPLIRLARFKVEELQKQLADIDRVRTSLNDQIERLEASVPEEQAAATDNKDGYIAYGSYAQAVIKRKQNIRSSLDEVDQQADGIRERLEAAFRELKKYELLEERRVARIEDALRAEEQAELDEIAQTRRRQAH from the coding sequence ATGACACGATCTCATGAGCCATTGATCCGGCTGGCCCGGTTCAAGGTCGAAGAATTACAAAAACAGCTGGCCGATATTGATCGCGTGCGCACTTCGCTCAATGATCAGATCGAACGTCTGGAAGCGTCCGTGCCCGAAGAACAGGCCGCCGCAACCGATAACAAGGACGGCTATATCGCCTATGGCAGCTATGCTCAGGCGGTGATCAAGCGAAAGCAGAATATCCGCTCCTCGCTCGACGAGGTCGACCAGCAGGCGGATGGCATCCGCGAACGGCTGGAAGCCGCCTTCCGTGAGCTCAAGAAGTATGAGCTTCTCGAAGAACGCCGGGTCGCCCGCATCGAGGATGCCTTGCGCGCCGAGGAACAGGCCGAGCTCGACGAGATCGCCCAGACCCGTCGTCGTCAGGCGCATTAG
- a CDS encoding TonB-dependent receptor domain-containing protein codes for MYLRAALLSSACGLAFLGFSGDARAQQTGTDDEAASEDIIIVRATRTEIPAFSYPGQVSVIDQETLELVDPYSLETLLRQIPGVEAGGGPRRTGQTLTIRGQSRENVTLLLDGARQNFNSAHDGIFFVDPALLSSVESVRGPASALYGSGASGGVIAFETADAGDLLVEGQSFGARATAGYRSVDEEFSVSGAVYGVNGPLDALAYLSRRDSGDISLGSGNELPADDQSVSGLFKLGLDAAPGVRLEGSWQALRAEATEPNNGQGNNPTGQLNPLVDKDITTDTFRLSGAIAPAGTVLDLNVTLFQSTSIVEETETVGGRVVDRELESRGIRADQRFEFGLGPAEAALTVGGEIYEDEQSGFDSTAPGNVRGGVPDASTRFSGLFAQLEVTAHQPFGLPGEVVLLPGIRLDDYESESALAGGNSDNATSGRFGVSYAPNDTLLLFANWAEAFRAPSVNEIYLDGTHFSLPHPVLGAPTFISNRFIANPALRPESTETLEIGAGLAFDGTFRPGDRLEIKGSWFETQAADLINLSVDFNFDPTCFAPPFLPCSAGTTNSANVSSATLTGYEIQLDYESGAFGLTAALSATDGENDATGAPVGSLTPARLFVDGRWRLEDYRLVLGARAEIAGAFDKTAMAAEERDGYATLDLYARWQPGETSPVTLSAGIDNAFDVDYARVFAGTSEAGRSVRIGVSWSGGR; via the coding sequence CTGGAACTGGTGGATCCGTATTCGCTGGAAACCCTGCTGCGGCAGATCCCGGGCGTGGAGGCGGGCGGCGGCCCCCGCCGGACCGGCCAGACCCTGACCATTCGTGGTCAGTCCCGTGAAAATGTCACCCTGCTGCTGGATGGGGCCCGGCAAAATTTCAACTCCGCCCATGACGGCATTTTCTTTGTCGACCCGGCTCTGCTCTCTTCTGTGGAATCCGTGCGCGGCCCGGCCTCCGCGCTCTATGGTTCCGGCGCGTCGGGTGGCGTCATCGCCTTTGAAACCGCAGATGCAGGCGACCTGCTGGTTGAGGGTCAGTCATTTGGTGCGCGCGCGACGGCGGGCTATCGTTCTGTCGATGAGGAATTCTCCGTGTCCGGCGCGGTCTATGGCGTCAATGGCCCGCTGGACGCGCTCGCCTATCTGTCCCGGCGCGACAGCGGGGATATTTCGCTCGGGTCCGGAAATGAATTGCCCGCCGATGATCAATCCGTTTCCGGCCTGTTCAAGCTGGGACTGGATGCGGCTCCGGGCGTGCGCCTCGAAGGATCGTGGCAAGCGCTGCGGGCCGAAGCCACCGAGCCCAATAATGGTCAGGGCAATAATCCGACCGGGCAGCTCAACCCGCTGGTCGACAAGGACATCACCACGGACACTTTCCGACTGTCGGGCGCAATTGCTCCCGCCGGCACCGTCCTCGATCTCAATGTCACCCTGTTCCAGTCGACCTCTATTGTCGAGGAAACCGAGACCGTGGGCGGACGCGTTGTGGATCGCGAACTGGAAAGCCGGGGTATCCGCGCGGATCAGCGCTTCGAATTCGGCCTCGGCCCGGCCGAGGCGGCGCTGACCGTTGGCGGTGAAATCTATGAAGACGAACAATCGGGATTTGACTCGACTGCGCCGGGCAATGTGCGGGGCGGTGTGCCAGATGCATCGACCCGGTTTTCCGGGCTTTTCGCGCAATTGGAAGTCACCGCCCATCAACCCTTCGGTCTGCCGGGCGAGGTCGTGCTGCTCCCCGGCATAAGGCTGGACGACTATGAGAGCGAATCCGCGCTTGCCGGCGGCAATAGCGATAATGCGACATCCGGCCGGTTCGGCGTCAGCTATGCGCCGAATGACACTCTCCTTTTATTTGCCAACTGGGCCGAAGCCTTCCGCGCGCCCTCCGTCAACGAGATCTATCTCGACGGCACGCACTTCTCGCTGCCACACCCGGTTCTGGGCGCGCCGACCTTTATCTCCAACCGGTTCATCGCCAATCCGGCCTTGCGTCCGGAAAGTACCGAAACCCTCGAGATCGGTGCCGGCCTCGCCTTCGACGGGACGTTCCGACCGGGCGACCGGCTGGAAATCAAGGGCTCATGGTTCGAAACGCAAGCTGCGGACCTGATCAATCTGTCGGTCGATTTCAACTTTGACCCAACCTGTTTTGCGCCGCCCTTCCTGCCCTGTTCGGCGGGAACGACAAACAGTGCGAACGTCTCGTCAGCCACGCTGACCGGATATGAAATCCAGCTGGATTACGAGAGCGGGGCGTTCGGGCTGACGGCCGCGCTGTCAGCGACCGACGGCGAGAATGATGCGACGGGTGCGCCGGTCGGCTCGCTGACGCCTGCGCGGCTATTTGTCGATGGCCGCTGGCGGCTGGAGGATTATCGCCTCGTGCTCGGCGCGCGGGCAGAGATTGCGGGCGCCTTCGACAAGACAGCAATGGCGGCGGAAGAACGTGATGGCTATGCCACGCTGGATCTCTATGCGCGATGGCAGCCCGGCGAGACTTCGCCGGTTACGCTATCCGCTGGCATCGATAACGCCTTCGATGTGGATTATGCGCGGGTGTTTGCCGGCACAAGCGAAGCGGGCCGCAGCGTCCGCATCGGTGTTAGCTGGAGTGGCGGGCGGTAA